One segment of Rhodothermus profundi DNA contains the following:
- the hisS gene encoding histidine--tRNA ligase produces MSLEPTLQNIRGTFDILPYDGRGEGVHEAPSRAWQHVEQVIRTVLERFNFREIRTPILEPTELIARGVGQLTDIVTKEMFAFQRGDTHYVLRPEVTAPVMRAYLQHRLDQQGSVQKLYYIGPCFRAENPQKGRYRQFHQFGVELIGTGTPEADAEVIAAMMAVYEAFGLRNLRLRINTLGDAESRPRYREALLAYLRPLADQLSPTSRQRLASNPLRILDTKDERERRLLEGAPRLIDFVNEKGRAHYEAVKVHLEAMGIAYEEDPYLVRGLDYYTHTTFELESPDLGAQRALAGGGRYDLLAVDLGHATPVPAVGFAAGMERLFIALQAQGYRFPEEPPLDAYLVSLGEAALHWALVQAQVLRKAGLRVDLDLKGRSMKAQMREANRQRARYAVIVGERELEQGRAVVRDMQSGQQQEVTLAELADFLQGAVRAV; encoded by the coding sequence ATGAGCCTGGAACCGACCCTTCAAAACATTCGGGGAACGTTCGACATTTTGCCGTATGACGGGCGCGGGGAGGGAGTGCACGAAGCGCCCAGTCGCGCCTGGCAGCATGTCGAGCAGGTGATCCGGACGGTACTGGAACGTTTCAATTTTCGGGAGATCCGCACGCCGATTCTGGAACCCACCGAGCTGATAGCCCGCGGCGTCGGTCAGTTGACCGACATTGTTACCAAAGAGATGTTTGCCTTTCAGCGGGGGGATACGCATTACGTGTTGCGTCCGGAGGTAACTGCGCCGGTCATGCGGGCTTATTTGCAGCATCGGTTGGATCAGCAGGGGAGTGTGCAGAAGCTCTATTACATTGGGCCGTGCTTCCGGGCTGAAAACCCCCAGAAAGGCCGCTATCGCCAGTTTCACCAGTTTGGCGTTGAACTGATCGGAACGGGAACGCCGGAGGCCGACGCCGAAGTGATCGCGGCTATGATGGCTGTTTACGAGGCATTTGGCCTGCGCAATCTGCGGCTGCGGATCAACACGCTGGGCGATGCCGAAAGCCGTCCGCGTTACCGGGAAGCGCTGCTGGCGTATTTGCGGCCCCTGGCTGATCAACTTTCGCCTACCAGCCGGCAGCGCCTGGCGTCGAATCCCCTGCGCATTCTCGATACCAAAGATGAGCGGGAGCGTCGCCTGCTGGAAGGGGCGCCCCGGCTTATTGACTTCGTAAATGAAAAGGGCCGCGCGCACTACGAAGCCGTGAAGGTGCACCTGGAGGCCATGGGCATTGCCTATGAGGAAGATCCGTACTTGGTGCGCGGGCTTGACTACTACACGCACACGACGTTTGAGCTGGAGAGCCCGGATCTGGGGGCGCAGCGGGCTCTGGCAGGCGGCGGACGCTATGATCTGCTGGCGGTCGATCTGGGCCACGCGACTCCGGTGCCGGCCGTGGGGTTTGCCGCGGGTATGGAGCGGCTTTTTATTGCCTTGCAGGCCCAGGGGTATCGCTTTCCGGAGGAGCCTCCGCTGGATGCGTACCTGGTCTCGCTCGGGGAGGCAGCGCTGCACTGGGCCCTGGTGCAGGCCCAGGTCTTGCGCAAGGCCGGACTGCGCGTCGATCTGGATCTGAAAGGGCGTTCCATGAAAGCGCAGATGCGGGAAGCCAACCGCCAGCGCGCCCGCTATGCTGTGATTGTGGGCGAGCGCGAACTGGAGCAAGGGCGGGCTGTTGTGCGAGACATGCAGTCCGGGCAGCAGCAGGAAGTAACGTTGGCAGAACTGGCAGATTTCCTGCAAGGAGCCGTGCGTGCGGTTTAA
- a CDS encoding RluA family pseudouridine synthase: MTLQEVCIRLEVPPGYREGGRLDAYLARFLAQASRTKIQRGIREGRVTVNGVVVQKPAYTVQPGDVITLRIHRPPPVEIVPEPIPLDIVYEDPYLIVVNKQAGLVVHPARGNRSGTLVNALLHHIGSGPVRFDEEEALPEDDEVGLSMVSTGPTEARLEAPRPGIVHRLDKDTTGLMVVAKDDVTHTGLARQFERRTISRTYLALLWGVPDPPQGRIEAPIGRDPRDRQRMAVVPAERGKVAITHYEVVEALPAAALVRFRLETGRTHQIRVHARHLGHPVLGDPTYGGRAIRYGPRTPRRRAFYERLFARLTRQALHAHTLGFRHPRTGEWLAFEAPLPDDMAWALEQLRQDPV, translated from the coding sequence ATGACGTTGCAAGAAGTTTGCATTCGGCTTGAGGTACCGCCGGGGTATCGAGAAGGTGGGCGGCTGGATGCCTACCTGGCGCGTTTTCTGGCGCAGGCCTCGCGCACCAAGATTCAGCGAGGCATCCGGGAGGGGCGGGTAACGGTAAACGGCGTCGTGGTCCAGAAGCCTGCCTACACGGTGCAACCCGGTGATGTAATTACCCTGCGGATTCACAGGCCGCCGCCGGTGGAGATAGTGCCTGAGCCGATTCCGCTGGACATTGTTTATGAAGATCCTTACCTGATTGTGGTGAATAAGCAGGCGGGGCTGGTAGTGCATCCGGCGCGCGGAAACCGATCGGGCACGCTGGTCAACGCCCTGCTGCATCACATTGGCAGTGGGCCGGTGCGTTTTGACGAGGAGGAGGCGTTGCCCGAAGATGACGAGGTCGGCCTGTCGATGGTCAGCACAGGACCTACCGAGGCGCGCCTGGAAGCTCCGCGTCCTGGCATTGTGCATCGTCTGGACAAGGACACGACGGGACTTATGGTCGTGGCTAAAGACGACGTCACCCATACCGGGCTGGCTCGTCAGTTTGAGCGTCGGACAATTAGCCGCACCTACCTGGCGTTGCTCTGGGGCGTGCCTGATCCTCCGCAGGGGCGTATTGAGGCGCCAATCGGCCGCGACCCGCGCGACCGGCAGCGTATGGCGGTGGTGCCGGCTGAACGAGGAAAAGTCGCTATTACCCACTACGAAGTGGTCGAAGCCCTGCCGGCAGCCGCTCTGGTGCGTTTTCGGTTGGAGACAGGCCGCACCCATCAGATTCGGGTGCACGCCCGTCACCTTGGGCATCCGGTGCTGGGAGATCCTACCTATGGGGGACGTGCGATTCGGTACGGGCCGCGCACGCCTCGGCGCAGGGCGTTTTATGAGCGTCTATTTGCACGGTTGACGCGGCAAGCGCTGCATGCGCACACGCTGGGGTTTCGGCATCCACGTACCGGGGAGTGGCTGGCATTTGAAGCGCCGCTGCCCGACGACATGGCCTGGGCCCTGGAGCAGTTGCGGCAGGATCCCGTGTAA
- a CDS encoding 2OG-Fe(II) oxygenase: MQMASWIEPFIETLAQRGWATTTEAFTPDQIQALHQEAQALDRAGAFRPAAIGHGTAQAIRHDIRGDRIYWLDPERPTPAQTAYWQVIDTLRQRLNETLFLSLRDAEAHLAIYPPGSFYRRHLDQHRGRHLRLITLVLYLNPHWHPEDGGQLRLYPDPYAPDQGIDVLPKGGLLVGFRSDTIPHEVLPARRTRYSLTGWLRRFDPLALLR, translated from the coding sequence ATGCAGATGGCCTCCTGGATTGAGCCGTTCATCGAAACCCTCGCCCAGCGCGGCTGGGCTACCACCACGGAAGCTTTTACTCCCGACCAGATCCAGGCGCTGCATCAGGAAGCGCAGGCGCTGGACCGTGCCGGAGCGTTTCGCCCGGCCGCTATCGGACACGGTACGGCTCAGGCAATCCGGCACGACATTCGGGGCGACCGCATCTACTGGCTGGATCCGGAGCGTCCAACTCCGGCCCAGACCGCCTACTGGCAGGTAATTGACACGCTGCGCCAGCGCCTGAACGAAACGCTCTTTCTCAGCCTGCGCGATGCGGAGGCGCACCTGGCTATCTATCCCCCGGGTAGCTTTTACCGCCGCCATCTCGATCAACACCGGGGACGCCATTTACGCCTGATTACGTTGGTGCTATACCTGAACCCTCACTGGCACCCCGAAGATGGCGGTCAGCTTCGCCTCTACCCCGATCCCTATGCTCCGGACCAGGGCATCGATGTGCTTCCCAAAGGCGGCTTGCTTGTCGGCTTCCGGAGCGATACGATCCCGCACGAAGTGCTACCGGCGCGCCGCACGCGCTACAGTCTGACGGGCTGGCTGCGCCGCTTTGATCCGCTGGCGCTGCTACGTTAA
- a CDS encoding PTS sugar transporter subunit IIA codes for MIGFRKHRRAGEKATPAPADPRPEPAMQTSTSQLHQLLAPETIRVGLPGHTKEEVLNRLIDLLRGHPAVRDLEAVRQAVLARERMMSTGVGKGLGLPHAKTPAVSATVAAFAITAEPVEFDAIDQQPVRLLFLLVGPEAAKSQHIKLLSRISRLMNRDGFRARLLKAHTPEEVLQLFEEGESQLVDQ; via the coding sequence ATGATTGGCTTTCGTAAGCACCGGCGCGCGGGAGAAAAAGCAACGCCAGCGCCGGCCGATCCGCGACCCGAGCCTGCGATGCAGACGTCAACGTCGCAGTTGCACCAACTCCTGGCTCCCGAGACAATTCGGGTAGGATTGCCCGGACATACCAAAGAGGAGGTGCTGAACCGCCTGATTGATCTGCTGCGGGGGCATCCGGCCGTGCGCGACCTGGAGGCTGTCCGGCAGGCGGTGCTGGCGCGTGAGCGCATGATGTCCACAGGCGTTGGCAAAGGGCTGGGGCTGCCTCATGCCAAGACGCCGGCCGTGTCAGCGACGGTAGCGGCATTTGCCATTACAGCCGAGCCGGTCGAGTTTGACGCGATCGACCAGCAGCCGGTGCGGCTGCTTTTTTTGCTGGTTGGTCCTGAGGCGGCCAAGTCGCAGCACATCAAGCTGCTCAGCCGCATTTCGCGCCTGATGAACCGTGACGGCTTTCGGGCGCGTTTGCTGAAGGCGCACACGCCTGAGGAGGTCCTGCAACTCTTCGAAGAAGGAGAGTCGCAACTGGTGGATCAATGA
- a CDS encoding HAMP domain-containing methyl-accepting chemotaxis protein produces MWTRLKQTSIQTRVILALLVPQLLAVVAALFVWNGIRALHEIVARNFHAQKVLHRAQVLAVDRAMMERNMLMYVLTGEEAFRQAYQERWEALRQALNELQQMVPDDPEQVARLQQLAAVVQQWEQTASSLLTRRAEMAGRLRMGRLAAEVAAHQAQQQTLQRQMDTLLQEFLEAEQARNAARLADMKRREIWLFIEVLIALLAVSMGIGLAFQVIRRSVVRPIQELEAVAHRITDGDLEATAPVHTDDELGRLAQAFNQMVMSLRRSLEALREEKVRVEQKVREAVAEIEAQQHDLAESVERMLAQMERFAAGDLTVQLNAERDDEIGRLYEGFNRAVANIRQMLVRVTEAIATVASSAAQISASVEELAASSQEQAAQANEVTGAIEEMMRTIVDSARNASETAEFTRTNGERARQGEQVVRETVEKIRQIARVVDESAQTVERLGASSERIGEIVQVINEIAEQTNLLALNAAIEAARAGEHGRGFAVVADEVRKLAERTAQATTEIAQMIEDIRRETREAVAAIQRGRQEMEEGIQLADQTGEALTQIVEGAACVLERVSQIAAAGEEQAATSEQISRNVERISMLSRESAQGIEQIARAAESLSRLTDELNQMVRRFRLEQTGSVQTDEVPVTVV; encoded by the coding sequence ATGTGGACCCGATTGAAGCAGACCTCCATTCAGACGAGGGTAATCCTGGCCTTACTGGTTCCTCAGCTACTGGCTGTGGTAGCGGCCCTTTTTGTCTGGAATGGTATACGAGCGCTGCACGAGATAGTCGCCAGGAATTTCCACGCCCAGAAGGTGCTGCACAGGGCCCAGGTGCTGGCCGTAGACCGGGCCATGATGGAGCGCAACATGCTGATGTACGTGCTCACCGGTGAGGAGGCGTTTCGACAGGCGTATCAGGAGCGATGGGAGGCGTTGCGACAGGCCTTAAACGAGCTGCAGCAGATGGTTCCAGATGATCCGGAGCAAGTTGCGCGGCTGCAACAGTTGGCCGCAGTGGTGCAGCAATGGGAGCAGACGGCAAGCAGCCTGCTGACGCGTCGCGCTGAAATGGCCGGTCGGTTGCGCATGGGCCGCCTGGCTGCCGAAGTGGCCGCGCATCAGGCCCAGCAACAGACCCTGCAGCGCCAGATGGACACCCTCCTGCAGGAATTTCTGGAGGCAGAGCAGGCGCGGAATGCGGCGCGGCTGGCCGATATGAAACGCCGGGAAATATGGCTATTTATTGAGGTGCTGATTGCGCTGCTGGCGGTATCCATGGGAATTGGGCTGGCCTTTCAGGTGATTCGACGGTCGGTAGTTCGCCCGATTCAGGAGCTGGAGGCAGTTGCGCATCGCATTACCGATGGAGACCTGGAGGCGACAGCTCCTGTGCATACGGATGATGAGCTTGGCAGGCTGGCTCAGGCGTTTAACCAGATGGTAATGAGCCTGCGCCGCTCGCTTGAAGCACTCCGTGAGGAAAAGGTCCGGGTCGAGCAGAAAGTGCGGGAGGCGGTGGCCGAGATTGAAGCGCAGCAGCATGATCTGGCCGAAAGCGTTGAGCGCATGCTGGCGCAGATGGAGCGCTTTGCTGCGGGGGATCTGACCGTGCAACTCAACGCTGAGCGCGACGATGAAATCGGGCGGCTGTATGAAGGCTTCAACCGCGCCGTGGCCAACATCCGGCAGATGCTGGTGCGCGTCACCGAGGCCATTGCAACGGTAGCAAGTTCGGCGGCGCAGATCAGCGCTTCTGTGGAGGAACTGGCGGCCTCGTCGCAAGAGCAGGCGGCGCAGGCTAATGAGGTTACCGGGGCGATTGAAGAAATGATGCGCACCATTGTTGACAGCGCACGTAATGCCAGCGAAACGGCTGAGTTTACGCGGACCAATGGGGAGCGGGCACGCCAGGGCGAACAGGTGGTGCGCGAAACGGTCGAAAAGATTCGTCAGATCGCCCGCGTGGTGGACGAGTCGGCTCAGACAGTGGAGCGCCTGGGAGCTTCCAGCGAACGCATTGGCGAAATTGTGCAGGTGATTAACGAAATTGCGGAGCAGACGAATCTGCTGGCGCTTAATGCAGCCATTGAGGCAGCGCGTGCTGGCGAGCATGGCCGTGGCTTCGCCGTGGTGGCCGACGAAGTGCGCAAGCTAGCCGAGCGTACGGCGCAGGCGACGACCGAAATTGCCCAGATGATCGAAGACATTCGTAGGGAGACGCGCGAGGCGGTAGCTGCTATCCAGCGCGGGCGACAGGAGATGGAGGAGGGCATCCAACTGGCAGATCAGACAGGGGAGGCGCTTACCCAGATCGTCGAAGGGGCGGCGTGCGTGCTGGAGCGTGTTTCCCAGATTGCGGCAGCGGGAGAAGAGCAGGCGGCCACCAGCGAGCAGATTAGCCGTAATGTCGAGCGGATTTCTATGTTGTCGCGCGAGTCGGCACAGGGCATTGAACAGATCGCGCGGGCGGCTGAAAGTCTGAGTCGCCTTACAGACGAGCTCAATCAGATGGTGCGGCGGTTTCGGTTAGAGCAAACAGGTAGTGTGCAAACCGATGAGGTGCCGGTGACTGTAGTTTAG
- a CDS encoding prolipoprotein diacylglyceryl transferase, which translates to MYPRLSDLFKDLFGIELPFPIYSFGAMVAIAVLTATWLTARELDRRYRSGQLPGVRVRERDKRGRVRTRQVSPASLVGTMTLVAVGFGFVGAKIFHILENLDDFALDPVGMLFSTGGFTFYGGLIFGAFGVAWYARKKGIAIPVLADAAAPGLMLAYGIGRIGCHLAGDGDWGIAADLAAKPDWLPMWLWAESYPRAIIGPPPAPVYPTSLYEFAMAAVLFGVLWALRKHPFRPGWLFSLYLVLNGLERFLIEQIRVNNRFDFLGLSVTQAEVIAVLLMVGGLVGLIWHWRRAEPASVPAPEAQAG; encoded by the coding sequence ATGTATCCACGATTGAGCGATCTGTTCAAAGATCTGTTCGGGATCGAACTACCGTTCCCCATCTATTCCTTTGGGGCCATGGTGGCCATAGCCGTGCTAACGGCCACCTGGCTAACCGCCCGCGAGCTGGACCGGCGCTACCGATCGGGCCAATTGCCGGGCGTGCGCGTGCGGGAGCGGGATAAACGGGGCCGCGTCCGTACGCGTCAGGTTAGTCCGGCCTCCCTGGTTGGCACCATGACGCTGGTTGCGGTCGGCTTTGGGTTTGTAGGGGCCAAGATCTTCCACATTCTGGAGAATCTGGATGATTTTGCGCTGGACCCGGTCGGCATGCTCTTTTCCACGGGTGGCTTTACCTTTTATGGAGGCCTCATTTTCGGGGCGTTCGGCGTAGCCTGGTATGCCCGCAAGAAAGGTATTGCTATTCCCGTGCTGGCCGACGCGGCAGCGCCTGGATTGATGCTGGCCTATGGGATCGGGCGCATTGGCTGCCATTTAGCCGGCGACGGCGACTGGGGCATTGCTGCTGATCTGGCGGCCAAACCGGACTGGCTTCCCATGTGGCTCTGGGCCGAAAGTTACCCGAGAGCGATCATTGGGCCGCCTCCAGCGCCTGTGTATCCGACCTCCCTGTACGAGTTTGCGATGGCGGCCGTGCTTTTTGGCGTGCTCTGGGCGCTTCGGAAGCACCCGTTTCGGCCAGGGTGGCTGTTCTCGCTTTACCTGGTGCTGAACGGACTTGAGCGGTTTTTGATTGAGCAGATCCGCGTGAACAATCGGTTCGACTTCCTGGGGCTTTCCGTAACGCAGGCCGAGGTGATTGCCGTGCTGCTCATGGTAGGCGGTCTGGTTGGCCTGATCTGGCACTGGCGTCGAGCCGAGCCAGCGTCTGTGCCTGCCCCCGAAGCACAGGCTGGTTAA
- a CDS encoding M20/M25/M40 family metallo-hydrolase has product MSGSITQKVATEVVELLKSLVRFPSLSHQEAEIADFIEHYVRQAGLPVRRLDNNVYFWLGDGEDRLLLNSHLDVVPPSADHPFDPFEPVEVDGKLYGRGTVDAKASGAAMTTALLSLAREGWRPANGQVIVALTACEETGGGYNGLEALRPHLPPLQAAIVGEPTRLQPCVAQKGLLILKLHARGRTAHAARPHLGDNAILRAARDIERLSQLRFERADPFLGAPTLTVTTIQGGTAHNVVPEHCTFTLDIRTTPAYTHAEIVQLLAGLVESEIEVHSDRFIPVATPVDARIVQACLRAHPGSRPFGSPTASDWIFLHDIPTVKLGPGPSERSHTGGEHIELEELVRAVEVYRGIIRHYYALASAA; this is encoded by the coding sequence ATGTCAGGTTCGATCACGCAGAAGGTCGCCACCGAAGTCGTTGAGCTGCTCAAATCACTCGTCCGCTTTCCGTCGCTGAGCCATCAGGAAGCCGAGATCGCCGACTTCATTGAGCACTACGTGCGCCAGGCAGGGTTGCCGGTCCGTCGGCTGGACAACAACGTGTACTTCTGGCTCGGCGACGGGGAAGATCGGCTGCTGCTGAATTCCCACCTAGACGTAGTGCCTCCCTCTGCCGATCATCCCTTCGATCCCTTTGAACCGGTCGAAGTTGACGGCAAGCTCTACGGCCGGGGCACGGTCGATGCCAAGGCCAGCGGTGCCGCCATGACAACGGCTTTGCTTTCGCTGGCGCGGGAGGGCTGGCGCCCTGCAAACGGACAGGTCATTGTTGCGCTGACCGCCTGTGAAGAAACCGGCGGCGGATACAACGGTCTGGAAGCTCTGCGCCCTCACCTTCCCCCCCTTCAGGCCGCCATCGTAGGCGAACCGACCCGGCTGCAACCCTGCGTGGCGCAAAAGGGACTCCTGATTTTGAAGCTACATGCTCGCGGCCGCACCGCGCACGCCGCCCGTCCCCATCTGGGCGACAATGCCATTCTGCGCGCTGCTCGCGACATTGAACGTCTCAGCCAGCTCCGGTTTGAACGAGCCGATCCATTTCTGGGGGCTCCTACCCTGACCGTTACTACAATTCAGGGGGGCACCGCTCACAATGTGGTGCCCGAACACTGCACCTTCACGCTCGACATTCGCACCACGCCCGCCTATACCCACGCGGAAATCGTGCAGCTCCTGGCCGGCCTGGTAGAATCCGAAATTGAAGTGCACAGCGACCGGTTTATTCCCGTGGCAACGCCGGTCGATGCCCGCATCGTGCAGGCCTGCCTGCGCGCCCATCCGGGCAGTCGTCCTTTTGGCTCGCCCACCGCTTCAGACTGGATTTTTCTGCACGACATCCCCACCGTCAAGCTCGGCCCAGGACCCAGCGAGCGTTCCCATACCGGCGGGGAGCACATCGAGCTGGAAGAGCTCGTGCGTGCTGTTGAGGTCTACCGGGGCATAATCCGCCACTATTACGCACTGGCCTCTGCAGCATGA
- a CDS encoding RNA polymerase sigma factor: MLHRTRIVKKTQRPRSEEPEQQDRLALLQQMSDEDLMEQFQAGTVEAFNILVERYSERLMHYLYGFLGDARRCEDLLQETFLRVYRNRHSYQRIAKFSTWLYTIAGNLARSEYRKRKRRRVYSIQSVNRDDEEYEIALPDETFAPDKHAESIIQDKYIQEALRSIPPDFREVVVLRDVQQLTYEEIAQITGLPMGTVKSRINRGRTKLQALLKDIYAPEEV; encoded by the coding sequence GTGCTGCATAGAACACGCATCGTCAAAAAAACCCAGCGCCCCCGTTCGGAAGAGCCTGAACAGCAGGACCGCCTGGCGCTGCTTCAGCAGATGAGCGACGAAGACCTGATGGAGCAGTTTCAGGCGGGCACGGTGGAAGCGTTCAATATCCTGGTAGAGCGCTACTCCGAACGGTTGATGCACTACCTCTACGGGTTCCTGGGCGATGCCCGTCGCTGCGAAGACCTGCTGCAAGAAACCTTCCTGCGCGTCTACCGCAACCGGCACTCCTATCAACGCATTGCCAAATTCTCGACCTGGCTGTACACCATCGCCGGCAACCTGGCACGCTCGGAGTACCGGAAACGTAAGCGGCGGCGCGTCTATTCCATCCAGTCGGTCAACCGTGACGACGAGGAATACGAAATTGCGCTGCCCGACGAAACGTTCGCGCCCGATAAACACGCAGAAAGCATTATCCAGGACAAGTACATTCAGGAAGCCCTGCGTAGCATTCCCCCGGACTTCCGCGAAGTAGTCGTGCTGCGGGACGTGCAGCAGCTCACTTATGAAGAAATTGCCCAGATTACCGGGCTGCCCATGGGTACGGTTAAAAGCCGCATCAACCGGGGACGCACCAAACTGCAGGCGCTCCTGAAAGACATCTACGCCCCCGAGGAAGTATAA
- the argH gene encoding argininosuccinate lyase, translating to MVLWDKGQDVAAWVQRFTVGEDYRWDTLLLPYDIEGTRAHAAGLVRTGILSDEEFQAISEALDALQAEVQAGRVVVRPEDEDAHTVIETFLTKRLGDVGKKIHTGRSRNDQVLAALRLFLKDGLRKAGRQVARLIEQLCELGARYNDALMPGYTHLQQAMPSTAGLWALGYAELLLSDLAALQHAFEQVNVSPLGSAAGYGVPFLSLPREEVAQRLGFRTVQLHVTAVQLSRGKLELHAVHALVQVSATLNRMASDLVLFNTQEFGFVELPPEFCTGSSIMPQKQNPDVLELVRAGYHRLLAELNVLLTLPANLPSGYHRDLQLTKEATIRCMLSAHDLLMAMVQLLPGLRFRRDRMQAACTPSLLATAEALRRVADGVPFREAYRQAAAALDQLPHPDPQTVLKAYHVDGYPGRGRPDLLRQQLQTFRSWLERSEQSDT from the coding sequence ATGGTGCTCTGGGATAAAGGCCAGGACGTTGCGGCATGGGTGCAGCGCTTTACCGTAGGCGAAGACTACCGCTGGGATACGCTGCTGCTGCCCTATGATATTGAGGGAACCCGTGCCCATGCTGCCGGGCTTGTCCGAACTGGAATTCTGTCGGACGAAGAATTCCAGGCCATTTCGGAAGCTCTGGATGCGTTGCAAGCTGAAGTGCAGGCGGGCCGGGTCGTCGTGCGCCCGGAAGACGAAGATGCCCACACGGTTATTGAAACCTTCCTGACCAAGCGCCTGGGGGATGTGGGCAAGAAGATCCATACCGGCCGCTCGCGCAACGATCAGGTCCTGGCGGCCCTTCGTCTGTTTTTAAAGGATGGGCTGCGCAAAGCAGGCCGCCAGGTAGCCCGCCTGATCGAACAACTCTGCGAGCTGGGCGCCCGGTACAACGACGCCCTGATGCCAGGCTACACCCATTTGCAGCAGGCCATGCCCTCGACCGCAGGCCTCTGGGCCCTGGGCTATGCCGAACTGCTGCTGAGCGATCTGGCGGCCCTGCAGCATGCCTTCGAGCAGGTAAACGTCTCGCCGCTGGGCAGTGCGGCCGGTTACGGCGTCCCGTTCCTGTCTCTGCCCCGTGAAGAAGTAGCCCAGCGGCTGGGCTTTCGCACGGTGCAGCTTCACGTGACGGCCGTTCAGCTCTCGCGCGGCAAACTGGAACTCCATGCCGTTCACGCGCTCGTGCAGGTGAGCGCTACGCTCAACCGCATGGCATCGGACCTGGTGCTGTTCAACACCCAAGAGTTCGGCTTTGTGGAGCTTCCCCCGGAATTCTGCACCGGGAGCAGCATCATGCCCCAGAAGCAAAATCCGGATGTGCTGGAGCTGGTGCGTGCAGGGTATCACCGGTTGCTGGCCGAGCTGAACGTGCTGCTAACGCTTCCGGCCAATCTTCCTTCGGGCTACCACCGCGACCTGCAGCTTACCAAAGAAGCGACGATACGCTGCATGCTAAGCGCCCATGACCTGCTCATGGCCATGGTGCAACTCCTGCCCGGCCTGCGCTTTCGGCGCGACCGGATGCAGGCGGCCTGCACGCCGTCTTTGCTGGCAACTGCTGAGGCGCTGCGGCGCGTAGCCGATGGGGTCCCCTTTCGCGAAGCCTACCGGCAGGCAGCAGCCGCTCTTGACCAGCTCCCCCATCCGGACCCCCAGACGGTCTTAAAAGCGTACCATGTGGACGGCTATCCGGGACGCGGACGACCGGATCTCCTGCGGCAACAGCTTCAGACGTTTCGATCGTGGCTGGAACGCTCAGAGCAGTCCGACACCTGA
- a CDS encoding calcium/sodium antiporter, with protein sequence MTPALSLLLLVVGGLLLYVGAEGLIRGSVALALRLGLTPLVIGLTVVSFGTSSPELGVSLRAALKGSPDLAVGNVVGSNIANLALILGVAAAIRPIRIQLQLVRFDVPVAIGCTLLMLWMLHDHRIGRVEGAVLFGLLILYLWVSFWIARRTNQTVSLDVPARPSRSVWLDLLFTGGGLALLLTGADLFVEAAVALARALQVSEAVIGLSVVAVGTSLPELATTIVASIRKEADLAVGNVVGSNIFNILAILGLTALVHPIQSSGLRNLDLAVMTGVTLLILPLFWSRFRMMRWEGGLLLIIYAAYLYTLAP encoded by the coding sequence ATGACGCCCGCATTAAGTCTGTTGCTACTGGTTGTTGGCGGTCTGTTACTGTACGTAGGGGCAGAGGGACTGATTCGGGGAAGTGTGGCGTTAGCGCTGCGGTTGGGACTGACGCCGCTTGTGATTGGACTCACCGTAGTATCGTTTGGCACGAGCAGCCCGGAGCTCGGGGTCAGCCTGCGGGCCGCGTTGAAAGGGAGCCCCGATCTTGCCGTGGGCAATGTGGTGGGCTCCAACATTGCAAATCTGGCCTTGATTCTGGGTGTAGCGGCTGCCATTCGGCCTATTCGCATTCAGCTTCAGTTGGTGCGTTTTGACGTGCCAGTTGCGATCGGGTGCACGTTATTGATGCTCTGGATGTTGCACGATCATCGCATTGGTCGGGTAGAAGGGGCGGTGCTTTTCGGGCTGCTGATTCTGTATCTCTGGGTCAGTTTCTGGATTGCTCGCCGGACCAATCAGACGGTTTCGCTGGACGTTCCCGCGCGTCCCTCGCGTAGCGTCTGGTTAGATTTATTGTTTACCGGGGGAGGACTGGCGCTGCTGCTGACCGGGGCCGATTTGTTTGTCGAGGCGGCCGTTGCGCTGGCGCGGGCGCTTCAGGTGAGCGAGGCCGTGATCGGACTGAGCGTAGTGGCGGTAGGAACGAGCCTGCCGGAGCTGGCGACTACGATTGTGGCCTCGATTCGCAAAGAAGCCGACCTGGCGGTGGGCAATGTGGTGGGCTCCAACATTTTCAATATTCTGGCCATTCTGGGGCTGACGGCCCTGGTGCACCCCATTCAGAGCAGTGGGCTGCGCAATCTGGATCTGGCGGTTATGACAGGGGTAACGCTGCTCATTCTGCCGCTTTTCTGGAGTCGATTTCGCATGATGCGCTGGGAGGGCGGCTTGCTTTTGATTATCTACGCGGCTTATCTCTATACGCTGGCTCCGTGA